The DNA window CTGAGCGCCAGGTGGCAGAGGGCCGCGCCGAGTTGGCCACCCGGTCGGTGGACCCGTCCGGGGAGGATCGCGGTCCGGAAGCCGAGCGCCTCCAGCAGGAACGAGAAGGCGGGGTTGACCTCGTAGCAGCCGCCGCCTCGGTGCTGCCGGACGATCTTGTCCAGCACCCGCTCGTCCATGTGGACCGGCTCCCCGAGGTGGTAGCCGAGGTTCTCGAACGGAACGGAGAGCACATGGCGCTCCTGGAGCTGCCGCAGCGCGTCCAGGTCGGCCCGTTCGGGCCGCTGTGCGCCGATCCGGCTCAGATATGCGTCCACCAGGGTGTCGTCCAGCACCACGGTCTCCTTGTCGGTAGGGCTGTCGGTCGGGCTGTCGGTCGGACTGCCGGTCGGGCTGTCGGTCGGGCTGTCGGTCGGACTGCCGGTCGGGCTGTCGGTCGGAAGAGGGGAATCGGCAGGATCGGTCACCAGCGCAGCAGCGCCAGCCCCATCGCCATGCCGCCGCCGAATCCGGCGAGCAGGACGAGGTCGCCGGGGTGGAGTTCGCCCGACCGGGCGGCCCGGTCGAGGGTGACGGCCACCGAGGCGGAGCCCGTGTTGCCGAATTCCTCGAATGTGGTGCAGGTGCGCTCGAAGGGGATTTCCAGGAGGCGGGCCAGGTCCTCCAGCATCCGCCCGTTGGCCTGGTGCGGCACAAAGCGGTCGATGTCGGCCGGGGTGACCCCGGTGTCGGCCAGGAAGTCCCGCACGGCGGGCGGCACCTGCTCGCTGACGAAGTCGCGGACCCCTCGGCCGTTCATCCGGAAGTGGTGCAGCCCCTCGTCGATGGTCTCCGCCGTGGCGGGCAGCCGGCTGCCGCCGGCCGGGACCTCGATCAGTTCGCGGTCCGCGCCGAAGCTGGCCAGCCGCCCGGCGATCAGCCCCCGGTCCGGGGCGGGGGCCGGGCCGAGCACCACGGCGCCGGCCCCGTCCCCGAACAGGATGGCGGTCTTGCGGTCGGCCGGGTTGAGGATGCGGGAGTACACATCGGCGCCGATGACCAAGGCGTAGCTGGAGTCCGAGTCGCGCAGGATCCGCTCGGCGGTGGTCAGTGCGAAGACGAAGCCGCTGCACACCGCGTTGACGTCGAAGGCGGCGGTCCCCGGCAGGGTGCCGAGCTCGTCGGCGACCACACAGGCCGTCGGGGGCTGCGGGGAGTCCGGGGTGGAGGTCGCGACCACCACCAGCGCCAGGTCCGAGGCGCGGATACCGGCGCTCTCCAGGGCCGCGCGGCCCGCGATGACCGCCAGGTCGCTGGTGGCCTCGTCCGGCTTCGCCCGCCGGCGGTTCTGAATTCCGGTCTTCGCGTGAATCCATTCACCGGAGACCCCGGCCGGCTCGCCGACCTCGGAATTGGTCACCACGTGAGCCGGAAGGTACGAGCCGGTTCCCACGATACCGATCACGGAATGCGACCGGCCTTTCCCGGGAATTCCCGTCGTGATCATCCTTTTCCCCTCGCTCTCCTCGGCTTCTTCCACTGATTCATCGTGCCCCGGTGGGAATCGGCGGGGCAAAGCCCCCGGGCCGACCTTGTCAGGTAGTCCGAGCCGCGCCCTTATCGGCGCCGCGCCCTCAGTGCGGCGCGAGATTCCCCAGATAGCCCCGGACATTGCGCCGGGTCTCCCCGACGCTGTCGCCGCCGAACTTCTCGGCCACCGCGTCCGCGAGCACCAGCGCGACCATCGCCTCGGCGACGATCCCGGCGGCCGGCACCGCGCACACATCGGAGCGCTGGTGGTGCGCCCGGGCGGCCTCACCGGTCGCCACATCCACCGTCCGCAGGGCCCTGGGCACGGTCGCGATCGGCTTCATCGCGGCCCGTACCCGCAGTGGCTCGCCGGTGGAGAGACCGCCCTCCGTGCCGCCGGAGCGGCCGGAGGCGCGTCTGATGCCCCCGGGGGACGGCAGGATCTCGTCGTGCGCCGACGAGCCGGGTGTCCGGGCCAGCGCGAAGCCGTCGCCGACCTCCACGCCCTTGATCGCCTGAATGCCCATCAGCGCCGCCGCCAGCCGGGCGTCCAGGCGGCGGTCCCAGTGCACATGGGAGCCCAGGCCGGGCGGCAGCCCATAGGCCAGCACCTCGACCACGCCGCCCAGGGTGTCGCCGTCCGACCGGGCCCGGTCGATCTCCTGGACCATCGCCCGGGAGGCGTCCGGGTCCAGGCAGCGCACCGGGTCACCGTCCAGCCGCGTCTCGTCGGCGGGTACCGCCAGGACCCCCTCCGGGGCCCTGGCGGTACCGAGTTCGACGACATGCGAGACGACTTCGATCCGCGCCGTCTCCCGCAGGTAGGAGCGGGCCACCGCGCCCAGGGCGACCCGGGCGGCGGTCTCCCGCGCACTGGCCCGCTCCAGTACCGGGCGGGCCTCGTCGAAGCCGTACTTCTGCATCCCGGCCAGGTCCGCATGGCCCGGGCGGGGCCTGGTGAGCGGGGCGCTCCGGCCGAGGCCGGACAGCGCCTCGGGATCGACCGGGTCGGCCGACATGACCTGCTCCCACTTGGGCCACTCGGTGTTCCCCACCGTGATCGCCACCGGTGAGCCGAGGGTCAGGCCGTGCCGGACGCCGCCCAGCAGGTCCACCTGGTCCTGCTCGAAGGCCATCCGGGCGCCCCGGCCGTAGCCGAGCCGGCGCCGGGCCAGCGCCTCGGCCACCATCGCGGTGGTCACCGGCACCCCGGCCGGCAGCCCCTCCAGCGTCGCGACCAGGGCCGGGCCGTGCGACTCCCCTGCGGTCAGCCAGCGCAGCCTGCTCACGTCCGCTCCACCAGGTCCCGGTCGGCCGACAGCGCCGAGCCGAGCCGGGCCAGCGAGGGGAAGCGGTGGATGCCCTCGGTGGTGGCCTCGACCTCGAAGGAGAGCCGTTCGGTGGGCGGGAAGCCGATCAGCTCGGCGGCCCGGGTGGGCAGCGGCCGGCCGGCCGCCTCGGCGGACTCCCACAGCTGCACCGCGCCCCAGCGGTTGCGCTCCCGGTCGGCGATCCAGACCTTCAGCAGCAGGCCGTGGAACCCGGCCCAGCCGTCGACCGCCTCGTCCCGCAGGAACTCCCGCAGCGAGTCGACGGTCTGCGCCGATCCGTCCAGGTCCCACCAGGCGATGACGGCCCTCATCGGGCCGCCACCGCCCCCGCGTCGGTCCGGGCAGCCAGCACCCCTTCGGCCAGCGCCTCTTCGGCCAGCACCCCTTCGGCCAGCACCCCGGCGATCAGGTCGCCGACGATGCGCACCCCGTCCTGGGTGAGCACCGACTCGGCGTGGAACTGCATCGTGGCGAAGTGCGGGCCGCGCAGCGCGTGCACCTCACCGGTCCCGGCGTCCCGGCTGACCTCCACCGGGCCCACCCCCGGGCACTCGAACCCGTCCGCCAGGCTGCGCGCGGCAAAGGTGTTGTAGAAGCCGACCCGCTCCCGTGCGCCGAAGAGGTCCACCTCCCGCTGCACGCCCTGGTTGGGCACCTCCCGGCGGACCAGCTCCAGGCCGAGCGCCAGGCTGAGCACCTGGTGGCTCAGGCAGACCGCCAGGAACGGCCGCCGCTCCTCCAGCAGCCGCCGCAGCGCGGACCGCAGATGGGCGATCTTGGGGTGCCCGGTCTCCCTCGGGTCGCCCGGGCCCGGCCCCATCACCACCAGGTCATAGCCGTCGAAGCGGTACGGCTCGTCGAAGCGGCGCACCGTCACCTCCAGCCCGAGCGACCTGAGCTGGTGGCCGATCATCGAGGTGAAGGTGTCCTCCGCGTCCACCACCAGCACCCGGCGGCCCAGCAGCCCCGGCCGGCTGTGGTCGCGCTCCGCGTCCTGCGCCAGCCAGAAGTCGGCGATGGAGCTGTTGCGCTGCTCCAGGGCGTCCCGGACGCTCGGGTGCGAGCCGAACTGCGGCTGGCCGTCGGCCTCCAGCGCGGCGATCAGCCCGGCCGCCTTGGCCCGGGTCTCGGCCACCTCGGAGGCCGGGTCGGAGTGGCGTACCAGGGTGGCGCCGACGCCGATCCGGACCCGTCCGGCGGCGTTGATGTCCGCCGTGCGGATCAGGATGGCCGAGTCCAGCGAGCGGCCACCCGACCGGTCCCGGCCGATCAGGGCCGCGACGCCGCTGTAGTAGCCGCGTCCCTCGGGCTCGTACCGGGCGATCACCCGGGCCGCGCTCTCCAGCGGGCTTCCGGTGACGGTCGGCGCGAACATCGTCTCGCGCAGGATCTCGCGCGGGTCGTGGCTGGTGCGGCCCTCGATGAAGTACTCGGTGTGCGCGAGCCTGGCCATCTCCCTGAGGTACGGGCCGACCACCCGGCCGCCCGTCTCGCAGATCCGGGCCATCATCTTGAGTTCCTCGTCCACGACCATGTACAGCTCGTCGGCCTCCTTGCGGTCGGCGAGGAAGTCCATCACCTCCGGCAGGCTCGGACCCGAGGCCGGGTAGCGGTAGGTGCCGCTGATCGGGTTCATCACGGCGGTGCCGCCGTGCACGCTGATGTGCCGCTCCGGGGTGGCGCCGACGAAGGTGCGGTCGCCGGTGTGCACCACGAACGTCCAGTACGCGCCCGACTCCCGCTCCAGCAGCCGCCGGAACAGGGCCAGCGCACCGGCCGGCGTGTAGTCGGTGATGTCGGCGACAAAGGAGCGCTTGATGACGAAGTTGGCCCCGGCGCCCTCGCCGATCTCGTCGGCGATCACCCTGCGCACCGTCTCGGCATAGGCGGCGTCGTCCACGTCGAAGTGGCGGCCGGAGAGCTCGATCGGCACATCGGGGATCCGGGCCGACACCTCGGCGAGCGGCATCACGGCCTGTTCGGTGACGGTCAGCGCGATCAGCGGTTCGCCGTCGTCGGCGCAGCTGAAGCCGCGCTCGGCGATCTGCCGGTACGGCATCAGCACCAGCATCTCGTGGCCGGGGCCGCCGTCCGGCCGACCGGGGTGGTCCTCGGGCAGCGGGATCGCGGCCAGCGTCCCCGGTGTGGAGACCTCGCCGATCAGCACGTCCAGCAGGCCCGCGCCGGTGGCCTCCGGGCGGTGCAGCAGGGCGAAGGCCGGCGGCTGCTCGGCGAGTATCCGGTCCAGCGGGTCCTTGGTGGTCACGCCGCCACCCCCTTGGCGGTCAGCACCACGGCGCAGCGCTGCGCCGCGTACTCCAGGGCCATCCGGTGGTACTGCTCGGAGAAGTCGGCGACGGCGTCGGCGACCAGGAAGGTCTGGATGTCGTTGGTGAACGCCTCGACCGCCGTCATCAGCACGCCGACGTGGGCGTACACGCCGCAGAGGACCAGCTGGTCCCGGCCGGTCCGGCGCATCCGGTCCAGCAGGTCGGTGCGGAAGAAGGCGCTGTAGCGCCACTTGGTGAGCAGCCAGTCGTCCGGGCCGGGGGCCAGCGGGTCGACGATCCGCCGGTCGTCCGGGTCGACCCGCATGCCGGGGCCCCAGAAGTCCATCAGCAGGCCGCGTTCCTCGGCGGACATGCCGCCGGGCTGCGCGGTGTACGCGACGGGGACGCCCTGGGCCACGGCCCACTCGCGCAGCAGTACGGCGTTGCGGACCAGTTCGCCGCCGTCGCCCTCGTCGCCGCCGAGCGGCTTGAGGAAGTAGCGCTGCATGTCGTGGACGAGCAGCACCGCGCGGGCCGGGTCGACCGTCCAGGGGGCGATGCTGTCGGGCAGCTCGCCGGCGGTGGGCATCGGGTAGGGGGCGATGGTGGGTATGCCTGCCATGGGGCGTCTCTCCTGGTTCTCCTGGCTGTTGTGGATCTCCTGGCTGTTCCGGTTCGACTGGCTGTTCCGGTTCGACTGGCTGTTCTGGTTCGGCCGGCTGCTAGGCACCGAGTCCGGCACCTCCGTCCACGGTGAGGTCGTGCAGGGTGATGTGACCGGCCTCCTCCGAGAGCAGGAAGACGACGGCGTTGGCGATGTCCGAGGGCTCGGCCAGCTTGCCGAGCGGGATGCCGACCCGGTACGCCGACGGGCGGCCCTCGATGGTGCCCCGGCGTCCGCTGTCGTCCTGCCACATGGAGCTGAGCATCCGGGTGTCGGTCGAGCCGGGGGCCACCAGGTTGCAGCGGATGCCGTACCGCGCGACCTCCAGGCCCAGGCTCTTGGTGAAGAGCGTCGCGGCGGCCTTTGACGCGGCGTACGCGGCCATGTCGGTGCGGGGGGTGACGGCGGCGTTGGACGCCACGGTGACGATCGCGCCGCCGCCGCGGGTCACCATCCGGTTGACCACCGCCCGGGAGACGTGGAAGACGCCGTCGACATTGACCGCGAAGGTCGCCCGCCAGTCCTCGTCGGTGAAGTCGCGCACCTCGCCGAGGCGGAGCACCCCGGCCGCGTTGACCAGGTAGTCCAGCGGGCCGAGGCGCTGTTCCGCCGCCTCGACCGCCGCCTCCACGGAGTCGCTGTCGGTCACATCGGCGGGAACGGCCTCGGCGCGGATGCCGTCCGCGACCAGCTTGCCGACGACCTCGGCGAGCCGGTCGGCGTCCCGGTCCACCGCCGCCACCAGGACTCCGCGTTCGCCCAGCGCCCGGACGACGGCGGCGCCGATGCCGCCGGCCGCCCCGGTGACCAGGGCCACCTTGTTCTCCATATGTCGGACCTCCCTACATGCCGGTTCCGGTCGCGAACCGGCGGCAGTTGGTGGGGGATGTCAACGACCACCGG is part of the Peterkaempfera bronchialis genome and encodes:
- a CDS encoding 3-oxoacyl-ACP synthase III family protein; the protein is MITTGIPGKGRSHSVIGIVGTGSYLPAHVVTNSEVGEPAGVSGEWIHAKTGIQNRRRAKPDEATSDLAVIAGRAALESAGIRASDLALVVVATSTPDSPQPPTACVVADELGTLPGTAAFDVNAVCSGFVFALTTAERILRDSDSSYALVIGADVYSRILNPADRKTAILFGDGAGAVVLGPAPAPDRGLIAGRLASFGADRELIEVPAGGSRLPATAETIDEGLHHFRMNGRGVRDFVSEQVPPAVRDFLADTGVTPADIDRFVPHQANGRMLEDLARLLEIPFERTCTTFEEFGNTGSASVAVTLDRAARSGELHPGDLVLLAGFGGGMAMGLALLRW
- a CDS encoding anthranilate synthase family protein — encoded protein: MTTKDPLDRILAEQPPAFALLHRPEATGAGLLDVLIGEVSTPGTLAAIPLPEDHPGRPDGGPGHEMLVLMPYRQIAERGFSCADDGEPLIALTVTEQAVMPLAEVSARIPDVPIELSGRHFDVDDAAYAETVRRVIADEIGEGAGANFVIKRSFVADITDYTPAGALALFRRLLERESGAYWTFVVHTGDRTFVGATPERHISVHGGTAVMNPISGTYRYPASGPSLPEVMDFLADRKEADELYMVVDEELKMMARICETGGRVVGPYLREMARLAHTEYFIEGRTSHDPREILRETMFAPTVTGSPLESAARVIARYEPEGRGYYSGVAALIGRDRSGGRSLDSAILIRTADINAAGRVRIGVGATLVRHSDPASEVAETRAKAAGLIAALEADGQPQFGSHPSVRDALEQRNSSIADFWLAQDAERDHSRPGLLGRRVLVVDAEDTFTSMIGHQLRSLGLEVTVRRFDEPYRFDGYDLVVMGPGPGDPRETGHPKIAHLRSALRRLLEERRPFLAVCLSHQVLSLALGLELVRREVPNQGVQREVDLFGARERVGFYNTFAARSLADGFECPGVGPVEVSRDAGTGEVHALRGPHFATMQFHAESVLTQDGVRIVGDLIAGVLAEGVLAEEALAEGVLAARTDAGAVAAR
- a CDS encoding isochorismatase family protein, with translation MAGIPTIAPYPMPTAGELPDSIAPWTVDPARAVLLVHDMQRYFLKPLGGDEGDGGELVRNAVLLREWAVAQGVPVAYTAQPGGMSAEERGLLMDFWGPGMRVDPDDRRIVDPLAPGPDDWLLTKWRYSAFFRTDLLDRMRRTGRDQLVLCGVYAHVGVLMTAVEAFTNDIQTFLVADAVADFSEQYHRMALEYAAQRCAVVLTAKGVAA
- the aroC gene encoding chorismate synthase, with the protein product MSRLRWLTAGESHGPALVATLEGLPAGVPVTTAMVAEALARRRLGYGRGARMAFEQDQVDLLGGVRHGLTLGSPVAITVGNTEWPKWEQVMSADPVDPEALSGLGRSAPLTRPRPGHADLAGMQKYGFDEARPVLERASARETAARVALGAVARSYLRETARIEVVSHVVELGTARAPEGVLAVPADETRLDGDPVRCLDPDASRAMVQEIDRARSDGDTLGGVVEVLAYGLPPGLGSHVHWDRRLDARLAAALMGIQAIKGVEVGDGFALARTPGSSAHDEILPSPGGIRRASGRSGGTEGGLSTGEPLRVRAAMKPIATVPRALRTVDVATGEAARAHHQRSDVCAVPAAGIVAEAMVALVLADAVAEKFGGDSVGETRRNVRGYLGNLAPH
- a CDS encoding 2,3-dihydro-2,3-dihydroxybenzoate dehydrogenase, coding for MENKVALVTGAAGGIGAAVVRALGERGVLVAAVDRDADRLAEVVGKLVADGIRAEAVPADVTDSDSVEAAVEAAEQRLGPLDYLVNAAGVLRLGEVRDFTDEDWRATFAVNVDGVFHVSRAVVNRMVTRGGGAIVTVASNAAVTPRTDMAAYAASKAAATLFTKSLGLEVARYGIRCNLVAPGSTDTRMLSSMWQDDSGRRGTIEGRPSAYRVGIPLGKLAEPSDIANAVVFLLSEEAGHITLHDLTVDGGAGLGA